A stretch of DNA from Campylobacteraceae bacterium:
TATAATCTCCATTATTTATACAATATTTACTTGCATTTATTAACAAAAGTATAGTATTTAACAATATACTTTTTTTTTAAGCTTTAAAAGATGTGATTTTACCTAATTTTTGATAAAATTACACAAAATTATGAAGGTTACCTATGAAATTCTTAGTATTATTACTTGTTGGTTTTGTTTTGTATTTAATATCACGTTCGTATAAAACAGAAAAATTTGTTAATATTAATCTAAATGTTAAAGACAGATACACGGGTGATTTAATGCACCATGAAGCAGGTTTGTTAGTTGCCTTAATGGCAAAAGTAGCAAAAGCAGATGGACAAGTTTCTGAATTAGAAGCACAAGTATTAAAACACACCTTTTCTGATATTTCTTCTCATTTTGAAAACCAAGAAGAAATTAGAGAAAAATTAAAAGAAATATTTAGCAAAGAAAAAGACAGTTTTGATAATACAGTTGATGTGTGTAATAAACTGTATAAGTTAACATCAAACGATTATGCTAAACGTGTTAAAGTACTAGAATACCTACTGAACCTTGCTTTCATTGATAAAGACTTTTCAAAAACGGAAGAAATGATTGTTGAAGACATAGCAAGTGCTTTAAAAATCAAACAAAGTGATTATGAAAATATAGTACAAAACTTTAAGAATTTTTATGCAAATGCAGCACAAAATGCAAGTAAAACCTTAGAGGAAGCTTATGAGATATTGGGGATTAATGAACAAAGTGATGATAAAACTATCAAAAATGCTTATCGTGCTTTGGTTAAAAAATATCATCCTGATATCATTACAGGGCAGGGTGCTGCTCAAAATATTATTGATGAAGCTACTTCTAAATTACAAGAAATTAACGAAGCCTATCAAATGATTAAAGAAAGTAAAAAATAATTACTGTATACTTAAATTTAAGAATTAGTATAAGAATTAAAATAATAGAATAAAGGCTAGTTTTGGCACAAAAGTTTTTACATTCATATATTGTTTGTAGCTGCAAAAATGTAAGTTTATCAGAAATACTATTTGCAATAAAAGAAAAAAATGCCAAAAACTTAAAAGATATTGCTTTTTATACCGATGCCGGAAGTGCTTGTGGCTCTTGTACCTGTAAAGAAAAGGATGTTGGTGAAAAAAAAATGGATTTATATTTAAGTCAAATTCTGGATAAATACAATAAAAAATGAAGAGAAAATGATAAAACAAACATTAATAGATGATATAAAAGAACTTATTAAAACGAATAAAGAGGATGTAATAGAGATTAATCCAAAGTTTTTGGATTATTTCACTCAAGAAGAGTTAGAAAGCATAAGAGATAATTTAGTTATTAAAAAATTGACACAAAAAGAAAACAATTCATTATTTCTTGATGAAATTTATGAAAAAACAAAAAAAGATAAGATATAATAATTTTTACGAGGGTTTTATAATGAATTTTGAAGATATAAAAAAACAATTAATTGAATTTTTAAAAACAGAAGTGTCAAAAACAGGACTTCAAAAAGTAACTGTAGGTATTTCAGGTGGATTAGATTCTGCAATTGTTGCCGTTTTATGTAAAGAAGCCTTTGGTGATAATTTTTCAGGGGTATTAATGCCTTCTCAATTTTCATCTGATTCATCTATTAAAGATGCAGTAAAATTATGTGAAGAGTTTGATATCTCTTATGAAGTTGTTGAAATAAAACCAATGTTAGAAGCATATATTAAAAATATGAATGAAGATAAACTACGCATTGGAAATTATTCAGCAAGAATAAGAATGTCTGTTTTATATGATATTTCAGCACGTGATAAGTCTTTAGTTATAGGAACTTCTAATAAGAGTGAAATTTTATTAGGTTATGGAACCATTTTTGGAGATATTGCTTGTGCTATTAACCCAATTGGGCAGATGTATAAGAGTGATGAATTTGAGTTTGCTAAGTATTTAGGCGTTGTTGCTGCTATAATTGAGAAAAAACCAAGTGCAGATTTATGGGAAGGCCAAAGTGATGAAGATGATCTTGGTTATTCTTATAGTGTAATGGATCAGGTTTTAAAACAATTAGTTGATGAGAATAAAAGCAAAGAACAATTAATTAAAGACGGCGTAGAAAAAGAGTTAATAGAAATGTGTGAATATCGAATAAAGAGTAATGCGTTTAAAGGGAAGTTACCAATAATTGCAAATATTAAAGGATATTAGTATGAAAGAAATTGCATTTTACAGAGCCAGTGTTGATCAAGAAGAAATAAAACAACTTGAATCCGCTTTGACATATACCAAAGATGGTTCTAAGGTTGAAAAGTTTGAAGAGAGTATTGCACAGTTTGTTGGATCAAAACATGCTGTTGCTACGTGTAATGCAACAGCTGCAATTCATCTAGCACTTAGCTCAATTAAACTAAAACGTGGAGATAAGATTCTAATGTCTGTTAATTCTTTTGTAAATGTTCCCGAAGTAGTTAGACATTTTGATGCGGAACCTATTTTTATTGATATGAATATGGAAGATATGAATATTGATTTAAATAAATTCGAAAAAGTTTTAGAAGAAAATAAGTCAAAAAAATTAAGAGGGGCTATTATCTCTTTTGTGGCTGGGCAAACGCCTGATTTAGACAGATTATATGCTATTTGTAAAAAATACAATATTATTTTAATTGAAGATGCAACGTGTGCTTTAGGTGTTACTTATAAAAATGAAACAATTGGTTCATTAAAAGCAGATATGACAATATTCTCAACCAATCCCTCTAATGGAAAACATGCCGTTTCACGCTGTGGAATTTTGGTTACAAATAATGAAGAAATTGCTGCTCGTGCAAGATTATTACGAACACATGCATTAACTACTACATATGATGATTATGGAAACTTAGATTATATTTATGATATTGTTGATATTGGACATAAATACGATATGAGTGAATTAGATGCTGCTTTTTCTTTGGCTCAATTGCAAAAAACCAATAAATTTATTAAAAGAAGAAAAGAAATTGCAAAAATGTATGAAGATCGTTTGGCGGGTGTAAAACACATAACAACTCCTGCTCATAAAGATGAACATATTTTTACTCAGTATATTATTAAAGTATCACGAAACAGAGATGCTTTTGCTAGAGCATTAAAAGAAAAAGGAATAGCAACAGGTCTTAATTATATTCCTTTACATCTTTTATCGTATTATAAAAATAAATACTCTATTAAAATTACCGCTTATGGAACCGCTTTAACTTCTTACCAGCAAATTCTTTCAATTCCAATGTATCCTGGATTAAGTGATGAAGAAGTGAATTATATTTGTGACCAAATTATTGACATAGCGTCTTCTTGGATTTAATTTGCGACAAAAAATAATTTTATGGATAGAAGATTATCTTTTCTATCCAGATTTTTTTCAAAAACTGCTTTCTTTTTTTTTACTGCCTTTAACTTTCATATATATATTAATTATTACCTTTAAAAAAGTAGGGGTAAAAAAAACAGATTTTGGCCTTCCTATTATTTCTATTGGAAATTTAATTGTAGGTGGAAGTGGTAAAACTCCTTTTGTTTTAGAATTGGCAAAAAATAAAGAAAATGTAGCTGTAATTTTAAGAGGTTACGGGCGAAGCAGCAAGGGTTTACATATTGTATCGTATAGAGGGGATATCAAAGTAGATATTAATACTTCTGGGGATGAAGCTATGTTACTTGCAAATAGTTTGCCAAAAGCTAGTATTATTGTTGCCGAAAATAGAAAAGAAGCTATTTTAAAAGCGAAAACACTGGGATGTAGCCTTATTTTTTTAGATGATGGTTTTTCTAAATATGATATCAAAAAATTTGACATTTTATTAAAACCAAAACGTGAACCTGAAAATGTCTTTTGTTTGCCTTCTGGTGGCTATAGAGAACCTAAAATGATGTATGCTAGTGCTGATATCGTTTTACAAGAAGGTATCGATTTTGAGAGAATGGTTAGTTATAAATTAAACAATGAGGTAATATCTTCTTTGCCATTAAAACTCGTACTCTTAACAGCAATTTCAAAACCCAAACGCTTATTGGATTTTTTACCAAGTTATACTATTCTTGAAGCTTATGCAGATCATCATAGTTTTAAAAAAGAAGAAATTGATGAATTATTACTTAAGTATAAAGGATATTCTTTTATCACTACTTCAAAAGACTTGGTTAAATTAGAACAGTTTGATATAAAAGATATTTGTTTAATGTCTTTAGAGTTAAGAATATTAAAAAATATGGATAAAATGCAAGAATATATTTCTAATTATTATAAAAATTAGTTTTAGAGATCTTT
This window harbors:
- a CDS encoding DegT/DnrJ/EryC1/StrS aminotransferase family protein; its protein translation is MKEIAFYRASVDQEEIKQLESALTYTKDGSKVEKFEESIAQFVGSKHAVATCNATAAIHLALSSIKLKRGDKILMSVNSFVNVPEVVRHFDAEPIFIDMNMEDMNIDLNKFEKVLEENKSKKLRGAIISFVAGQTPDLDRLYAICKKYNIILIEDATCALGVTYKNETIGSLKADMTIFSTNPSNGKHAVSRCGILVTNNEEIAARARLLRTHALTTTYDDYGNLDYIYDIVDIGHKYDMSELDAAFSLAQLQKTNKFIKRRKEIAKMYEDRLAGVKHITTPAHKDEHIFTQYIIKVSRNRDAFARALKEKGIATGLNYIPLHLLSYYKNKYSIKITAYGTALTSYQQILSIPMYPGLSDEEVNYICDQIIDIASSWI
- a CDS encoding (2Fe-2S)-binding protein, giving the protein MAQKFLHSYIVCSCKNVSLSEILFAIKEKNAKNLKDIAFYTDAGSACGSCTCKEKDVGEKKMDLYLSQILDKYNKK
- a CDS encoding NAD+ synthase, which translates into the protein MNFEDIKKQLIEFLKTEVSKTGLQKVTVGISGGLDSAIVAVLCKEAFGDNFSGVLMPSQFSSDSSIKDAVKLCEEFDISYEVVEIKPMLEAYIKNMNEDKLRIGNYSARIRMSVLYDISARDKSLVIGTSNKSEILLGYGTIFGDIACAINPIGQMYKSDEFEFAKYLGVVAAIIEKKPSADLWEGQSDEDDLGYSYSVMDQVLKQLVDENKSKEQLIKDGVEKELIEMCEYRIKSNAFKGKLPIIANIKGY
- a CDS encoding TerB family tellurite resistance protein, producing the protein MKFLVLLLVGFVLYLISRSYKTEKFVNINLNVKDRYTGDLMHHEAGLLVALMAKVAKADGQVSELEAQVLKHTFSDISSHFENQEEIREKLKEIFSKEKDSFDNTVDVCNKLYKLTSNDYAKRVKVLEYLLNLAFIDKDFSKTEEMIVEDIASALKIKQSDYENIVQNFKNFYANAAQNASKTLEEAYEILGINEQSDDKTIKNAYRALVKKYHPDIITGQGAAQNIIDEATSKLQEINEAYQMIKESKK
- a CDS encoding tetraacyldisaccharide 4'-kinase, which gives rise to MRQKIILWIEDYLFYPDFFQKLLSFFLLPLTFIYILIITFKKVGVKKTDFGLPIISIGNLIVGGSGKTPFVLELAKNKENVAVILRGYGRSSKGLHIVSYRGDIKVDINTSGDEAMLLANSLPKASIIVAENRKEAILKAKTLGCSLIFLDDGFSKYDIKKFDILLKPKREPENVFCLPSGGYREPKMMYASADIVLQEGIDFERMVSYKLNNEVISSLPLKLVLLTAISKPKRLLDFLPSYTILEAYADHHSFKKEEIDELLLKYKGYSFITTSKDLVKLEQFDIKDICLMSLELRILKNMDKMQEYISNYYKN